A window of Polaribacter litorisediminis contains these coding sequences:
- the xylE gene encoding D-xylose transporter XylE: MGLSRNSSYLLKLTLVATLGGLLFGYDTAVISGTVSSLESFFVLPFGLDEMSANARLGFVVSSALIGCVIGGISGGIISKKLGRRNGLVLAAVLFLFSAIGSAMPEMFLIPIGEADHTFIYVFIGYRIIGGIGVGLASMLSPLYIAEIAPAKIRGKLVSLNQFAIIFGMLVVYFVNYYISRQGDDSWLNTVGWRWMFASEIIPASLFLFMLLFVPDTPRSLVLKSKPEKAFDVLVKVNGMEEAKKIVAEIQNTVTSKHSGKLFSFGIGIIVIGILLSVFQQFVGINVVLYYAPEIFKSMGSGTDVALLQTIIVGSVNLLFTVLAILTVDKFGRKPLMIIGALGMAFSMFALGTTFFTQTIGIAALVCMLIYVASFAMSWGPVCWVLLSEIFPNKIRGRALALAVAAQWISNYIVSWTFPMMDKNSYLLEKFNHGFAYWIYGVMGVLAAVLVWKFVPETKGKTLEEMENLWNKHS; encoded by the coding sequence ATGGGGTTATCTAGAAATAGTAGCTACTTACTTAAACTAACATTAGTAGCCACACTTGGAGGACTTTTATTTGGGTATGATACAGCCGTTATATCAGGAACCGTAAGTTCTTTAGAAAGCTTTTTTGTGCTTCCCTTTGGATTGGATGAAATGAGCGCAAATGCACGTTTAGGATTTGTGGTTTCTAGTGCTTTAATTGGATGTGTTATCGGTGGAATTTCAGGAGGGATCATTAGTAAAAAACTTGGAAGACGAAACGGATTGGTTTTGGCAGCCGTTTTATTTTTATTCTCTGCTATCGGTTCCGCAATGCCAGAAATGTTTTTAATACCCATAGGAGAAGCAGACCATACATTTATTTATGTATTTATTGGATATCGAATCATAGGAGGAATCGGCGTTGGTCTTGCTTCGATGTTGTCTCCTTTATACATTGCAGAGATTGCACCCGCAAAAATTAGAGGCAAATTGGTGTCCTTAAATCAGTTTGCAATCATTTTTGGAATGTTGGTGGTTTACTTTGTAAACTATTACATTTCTAGGCAAGGAGATGATTCTTGGTTAAATACAGTAGGGTGGCGCTGGATGTTTGCTTCTGAAATCATTCCTGCGAGTTTATTCTTGTTCATGTTACTATTTGTGCCAGACACACCAAGATCATTGGTGTTAAAATCCAAACCAGAAAAAGCGTTCGATGTACTTGTAAAAGTGAATGGTATGGAGGAAGCAAAAAAAATAGTAGCTGAAATCCAGAATACAGTAACAAGTAAACATTCAGGTAAGTTATTTTCTTTTGGAATTGGGATTATTGTGATTGGGATATTGCTTTCGGTTTTCCAACAATTTGTGGGTATAAATGTAGTATTGTATTATGCTCCTGAAATTTTTAAAAGTATGGGGTCTGGTACTGATGTTGCATTATTGCAAACGATTATTGTAGGTTCAGTCAATTTACTTTTTACTGTTTTGGCAATTTTAACGGTTGATAAGTTTGGCAGAAAACCGTTAATGATCATTGGAGCTTTAGGAATGGCGTTTTCTATGTTTGCATTGGGAACCACATTTTTCACCCAAACAATCGGGATTGCAGCTTTGGTATGTATGCTTATTTATGTGGCTAGTTTTGCCATGAGTTGGGGGCCCGTTTGTTGGGTGTTGTTATCGGAGATTTTTCCAAATAAAATAAGAGGTCGTGCCTTGGCTTTAGCTGTTGCAGCCCAATGGATTTCGAACTATATAGTGTCTTGGACATTTCCTATGATGGATAAAAACTCGTATCTCTTAGAAAAATTCAATCATGGTTTTGCTTATTGGATTTATGGAGTTATGGGGGTATTAGCCGCCGTTTTAGTTTGGAAATTTGTACCTGAAACTAAAGGAAAAACGCTTGAAGAAATGGAGAATTTATGGAATAAGCATAGTTAA
- a CDS encoding xylulokinase: MYYIGFDLGSSSIKAALVEISTGKSLGVVQEPKTEMSMLALKNGWAEQKSEEWWKHICKAIDTLKKTYNISRTQIKGIGISYQMHGLVLVDKKGNPLRKSIIWCDSRAVQIGKDAFVDIGSEKSTSHLLNSPANFTASKLKWVKDNEPDIYKKAYKFMLPGDYIAYRFSNKINTTISGLSEGILWDFKNDRVADFLLDYYDIDKELVPDIVDTFGLQSVVDKKGEKESGLAAGTPIFYRAGDQPNNALSLNIFNPGEVAATGGTSGVVYAVTESLSGKESTRVNNFAHVNYKKSVPRIGKLLNINGAGIQYRWLLNNLSVTSYEEMNQLASEVAVGSDGVCMLPFGNGAERMLNNMEIGTRLVNVNLNNHQKGHLCRAALEGIAFSFVYGMDILKSDGIKINVMRAGNDNLFRSEIFTNTVATLINQEIEIYNTTGAIGAARAAGLHKGDFESYGKLVEDNDHVMTFMPFKDKAPYVKAYESWKKELNLIINTK, from the coding sequence ATGTATTACATAGGATTTGATTTAGGGAGTTCGTCTATTAAGGCGGCCTTGGTAGAAATTTCTACAGGAAAAAGCTTGGGAGTAGTACAAGAGCCCAAAACCGAAATGAGCATGCTAGCTTTAAAAAACGGATGGGCAGAACAAAAATCAGAAGAATGGTGGAAACACATTTGTAAAGCCATTGATACTTTAAAAAAAACATACAATATATCCAGAACTCAAATTAAAGGCATTGGTATTTCTTACCAAATGCACGGTTTGGTGTTAGTTGATAAAAAAGGAAACCCATTACGAAAAAGTATTATTTGGTGCGATAGTCGGGCAGTTCAAATTGGGAAGGATGCCTTTGTAGATATTGGTAGCGAAAAATCCACAAGTCATTTATTAAACTCCCCAGCCAACTTTACAGCTTCAAAATTAAAATGGGTAAAAGACAATGAACCTGATATTTACAAAAAAGCATACAAATTTATGCTGCCTGGCGACTATATTGCTTATCGATTTTCAAACAAAATAAACACTACGATTTCAGGACTTTCTGAAGGCATTTTATGGGATTTTAAAAATGATAGGGTGGCCGATTTTCTTTTAGATTATTACGATATAGACAAAGAATTAGTGCCAGACATCGTAGACACCTTCGGATTACAATCTGTTGTAGATAAAAAAGGTGAAAAAGAAAGTGGTTTGGCAGCAGGTACTCCCATATTTTATCGAGCGGGAGACCAGCCCAACAATGCACTTTCTTTAAACATATTTAATCCAGGTGAAGTTGCTGCAACTGGAGGAACTTCAGGAGTTGTGTATGCTGTTACAGAAAGCTTATCAGGAAAAGAGAGCACAAGAGTTAACAATTTTGCTCATGTAAACTATAAAAAATCAGTTCCAAGAATTGGAAAATTACTCAACATTAATGGCGCAGGAATTCAGTACAGATGGTTGCTGAATAATTTATCTGTTACTTCTTATGAAGAGATGAATCAATTAGCTTCAGAAGTTGCTGTAGGTTCAGATGGAGTTTGTATGCTTCCTTTTGGAAATGGCGCTGAAAGAATGCTGAACAACATGGAAATCGGAACACGCTTAGTGAATGTTAATTTGAATAATCATCAAAAAGGACATCTGTGCAGAGCTGCTTTAGAAGGCATTGCATTCTCTTTTGTGTATGGGATGGACATACTAAAATCTGATGGTATAAAGATTAATGTGATGAGAGCCGGAAATGATAATTTGTTCCGTTCTGAAATCTTTACAAACACAGTGGCTACTTTAATAAATCAAGAAATAGAAATCTATAACACAACAGGAGCTATTGGTGCAGCCAGAGCTGCTGGTTTGCATAAAGGAGATTTTGAATCGTATGGAAAATTAGTTGAAGATAACGACCACGTTATGACCTTTATGCCTTTTAAAGATAAAGCACCTTATGTAAAGGCTTATGAGAGCTGGAAAAAAGAATTGAATCTTATTATAAATACCAAATAA
- a CDS encoding sodium/sugar symporter: MTASFEILDYIIFIAYAILILGVGLWVSRDKKGHQKNAEDYFLASKSLPWWAIGASLIAANISAEQFIGMSGSGFASGLAIASYEWMAAITLIIVGKYFLPIFIEKGLYTIPEFVEKRYSTNLKTILAVFWIALYVFVNLTTVLYLGSLALETIMGIPMMYGVAGLALFAAAYSLYGGLSAVAWTDVIQVVFLVIGGLVTTYLALNTVSDGQGMFAGLTTIYEAVPERFAMILDESNPEYKNLPGIAVLVGGMWVANLYYWGFNQYIIQRTLAAKSLKEAQKGILFAAGLKLVIPLIVVIPGIAAYVMVNDPVIMARLGAAGLENLPTAEQADKAYPWLLQFLPTGLKGVAFAALAAAIVSSLASMLNSTSTIFTMDIYKQYINKTASDKATVNMGRISAGVALLIACIMAPLLGNLDQAFQFIQEYTGVVSPGILAVFMLGLFWKKTTNKGAIIGALVSIPIAMYFKVAPKGWSTSSLFVDVPFMDQMGYTVILTMIVIGLVSYVQHKGADDEKGIDISKEMFKTSPLFNIGAFAIMLILVVLYSVFWN; encoded by the coding sequence ATGACAGCAAGTTTTGAAATTTTAGATTACATTATTTTTATAGCATATGCTATTTTAATTTTAGGAGTCGGTTTATGGGTTTCTAGGGATAAAAAAGGACATCAAAAAAATGCCGAAGATTATTTTTTGGCCAGTAAATCCTTGCCTTGGTGGGCCATCGGAGCCTCCTTAATTGCTGCGAATATTTCTGCTGAGCAATTTATTGGAATGTCTGGTTCTGGATTTGCCTCCGGATTAGCCATTGCTTCGTATGAGTGGATGGCAGCCATCACCTTAATTATCGTAGGAAAATATTTCTTGCCCATTTTTATTGAAAAAGGCTTGTACACCATTCCTGAGTTTGTTGAAAAACGATACTCTACCAACTTAAAAACCATTTTAGCTGTTTTTTGGATTGCTTTATATGTTTTTGTAAACTTAACCACTGTTCTGTATTTAGGTTCTCTTGCCTTAGAAACTATTATGGGAATTCCGATGATGTATGGAGTTGCTGGTCTAGCATTGTTTGCAGCGGCGTATTCCTTATATGGAGGATTATCAGCAGTAGCTTGGACGGATGTAATTCAAGTCGTTTTTCTAGTCATTGGTGGTTTGGTAACGACGTACTTAGCATTGAATACAGTTTCTGACGGACAAGGTATGTTTGCAGGATTGACAACCATTTACGAGGCAGTTCCTGAGCGATTTGCGATGATTTTAGATGAATCGAATCCTGAGTATAAAAACTTACCAGGTATTGCAGTTCTTGTTGGAGGAATGTGGGTTGCGAATTTATATTACTGGGGTTTTAATCAATATATCATCCAAAGAACTTTGGCGGCGAAATCGTTAAAAGAAGCACAAAAAGGGATTTTATTTGCAGCCGGTTTAAAATTAGTAATTCCGTTAATTGTTGTAATTCCTGGTATTGCAGCCTATGTAATGGTCAACGATCCTGTAATTATGGCGAGATTAGGAGCAGCCGGATTAGAAAATTTACCAACTGCCGAACAAGCAGACAAAGCCTATCCTTGGTTATTACAGTTTTTACCAACAGGATTAAAAGGAGTGGCGTTTGCAGCTTTAGCAGCAGCTATTGTATCCTCATTAGCTTCGATGTTAAATTCAACGTCTACCATTTTTACAATGGATATCTACAAACAATACATCAATAAAACTGCAAGTGATAAAGCCACTGTAAATATGGGTAGAATTTCTGCTGGTGTTGCTTTGTTAATCGCTTGTATTATGGCACCATTATTAGGCAATTTAGATCAAGCATTTCAATTTATTCAAGAATATACAGGAGTTGTAAGTCCAGGAATTTTAGCGGTGTTTATGTTAGGATTGTTCTGGAAGAAAACCACGAACAAAGGTGCTATTATTGGTGCTTTGGTATCCATTCCAATTGCCATGTATTTTAAAGTAGCGCCAAAAGGATGGTCTACAAGTTCGCTATTTGTGGATGTGCCGTTTATGGATCAAATGGGATACACTGTAATTTTGACCATGATTGTAATTGGATTGGTAAGTTACGTTCAGCACAAAGGTGCAGATGACGAAAAAGGGATTGATATTTCAAAAGAAATGTTTAAAACAAGTCCGTTATTCAATATTGGTGCATTTGCAATTATGCTGATTTTGGTAGTACTGTATAGTGTTTTTTGGAATTAA
- a CDS encoding tyrosine-type recombinase/integrase codes for MPLIREFLTFTIKNEHDLGHDLKKKTHFSLPKIYTADGDLSKRWYVYFSFRNPKTGRMKRLGNIYGKVNKYKTKEARLTILTSYRKNLLYLLRQGYNPFADNAELYDQLKRSSATKTSIEKEKEEVISSRVNNAIKKAIQEAIDEKSFTVNTKKETTQKSKKSKEKELSEKEKTSQIQPKEEGISIQKAFDTALDLKEKEVSKGTIRDYRSKILRFITWIQKTYPDKKNIKEITRKDLTAFLNSILLETSPRSRNNYRTELGSLFQVLKNNEMVTENYIPTIPVLKSKPTRHKTYPLKEQEKIFTYLEKEDRDLLLFIKFVSYSFMRPIEVCRLRIKDINLETKTVQFKAKNSPLKTKIIPSILFDELPDLSQLDQEAFLFTPDKIGGYWEANETNRRDHFSKRFRSVVKEHFKLNEDYGIYSFRHTFISKLYRKLREDSAPFEAKSNLMLITGHRSMSALEKYLREIDAELPEDYSKLFK; via the coding sequence ATGCCTTTAATTCGCGAATTTCTTACATTTACGATTAAAAATGAACACGATTTGGGACACGATTTGAAAAAGAAAACCCATTTTTCGCTACCCAAAATCTATACAGCAGACGGAGACCTTTCCAAGCGCTGGTATGTGTATTTTTCCTTTCGGAATCCTAAAACAGGAAGAATGAAAAGATTGGGAAACATCTATGGAAAAGTAAATAAATACAAAACCAAAGAAGCTCGACTCACAATTCTAACTTCGTATCGTAAAAATTTACTGTATCTATTGCGCCAAGGCTACAATCCATTTGCAGATAATGCTGAGTTGTACGATCAATTAAAAAGATCATCGGCAACCAAAACTTCCATTGAGAAGGAAAAAGAAGAAGTTATTTCATCAAGGGTCAATAATGCTATAAAAAAAGCTATTCAAGAAGCCATAGACGAAAAGTCATTCACAGTCAATACCAAAAAAGAGACCACACAAAAGAGTAAGAAATCAAAAGAAAAAGAGCTTTCTGAAAAAGAAAAAACTTCACAAATTCAACCAAAAGAAGAAGGGATTTCCATTCAAAAAGCATTTGATACCGCTTTAGACCTCAAGGAAAAAGAAGTCAGTAAAGGAACGATTCGAGATTATAGAAGTAAAATACTCCGGTTTATTACTTGGATACAAAAGACTTATCCGGATAAGAAAAACATCAAAGAGATAACAAGAAAAGATCTCACAGCCTTTTTGAATAGTATCCTTTTAGAAACAAGCCCACGAAGTAGGAACAACTATCGGACTGAATTAGGAAGTCTTTTTCAAGTGCTCAAGAACAATGAAATGGTCACTGAAAACTACATCCCAACAATTCCTGTATTAAAATCGAAACCCACAAGGCATAAAACGTATCCTCTAAAAGAGCAAGAAAAAATCTTTACCTACTTAGAAAAAGAAGATCGAGATTTACTGCTGTTCATTAAGTTTGTTTCCTACAGTTTTATGCGACCTATTGAAGTTTGCCGATTAAGAATTAAGGATATCAACTTAGAGACAAAAACAGTTCAGTTTAAGGCAAAAAATAGCCCGTTAAAAACGAAAATTATTCCTAGTATTTTATTTGATGAATTACCTGATTTATCTCAATTGGATCAAGAAGCCTTTTTATTTACACCAGACAAAATTGGTGGGTATTGGGAGGCGAACGAAACCAATAGAAGAGATCATTTTTCTAAAAGATTTAGAAGTGTTGTAAAAGAACATTTTAAGCTAAATGAAGACTATGGAATTTATAGTTTTAGGCACACCTTTATTTCTAAATTATATAGAAAACTAAGAGAAGATTCAGCTCCATTTGAAGCAAAGAGTAATTTAATGTTAATCACAGGGCATCGTTCCATGAGTGCGTTGGAGAAATATTTAAGAGAAATTGATGCTGAATTACCTGAAGATTACTCAAAATTATTTAAATAA
- a CDS encoding T9SS type A sorting domain-containing protein, whose protein sequence is MRALCVIISLFSCCVFHMNAQVVLFDDTAQAATFNVGQNLWSSLVANPLRTQLNSSATVISNNSSASWQGISGNCAVEITNDTRIFHIQFLNLSRSGNYQIQFSFDGSSDKYFFSGNYDLSEWTSQVIDLSEHIGKTLSWFIIYPSSNEVTQTYIDNLYLDGNLSEPISEEVIAQNHSFNNLEVGIPLLTNDQARLGFTEMMSEYKLETTSEAVNLSMDRSEWEQALRINFNDFNTSSLDLFMDEVGTGVHLDFANNPWASIVSNPLSDAVNTSSYVIENNPTSSWKGISGTLNALVTDTSVFNFQLYNPNGAGNYQVQLFFEGDVSNKSFNGVYNGGQWENIQIDLSAYAGKKITWFWIAPTSGVAEKSYFDEIHITSDKTISGQEASLLVSTFSTLDAATRLELPAELSNLNGISFKAKAIGMPISLDVEVRNDADEVLHAQTISVSTEWASYELPFTAIHMRQIKFSINSDNQVLGDTNAFASAILLDDLYLLDDTVAPFSIPTEDEEVLQWLKESAIRYFIWHYIQLDEDRGVVQEISSRENHVQLSGLGMSIAAFVLAEKEGMLSPVEAKTKISSILNWLNALDVNNGVSGVLGFPQHWMNFEGIPIWQNISTIDWAMCAAGIRIAKQKYNDDASIVAIADALLDKPQWDQILTENGRIPKALDTSGNPIDGEWGDAFSEETELIYTEAIASGKLDSVILDKIIRIEKKGFFPSWFGAGFTYNWLQLWTGTLGPFIGNSKKAYEFDAKTSLEVLGLPLIGLTACGTVSNVDENGFVSYDSYISNQGSEAHGSLNSNEVIQISPAPYGAVLAYPFLPSSSMTALRAYGKTGYFHPLLGFPDNIRMKELPGGLNEKWAPNWERFDINTAAIAMAIEQVQDNTISNLMLSDLDFKTALEELILNTQLNTLSIDKEEIEDGPLIRVSVYPNPSQGIFTIELPPSLFGEVDSFQVIDLSGNILFTKKIVTKEAQIKIDLRNFASRVYILRLPFVNKVQTVFLVKK, encoded by the coding sequence ATGAGAGCTTTATGTGTAATCATTAGCCTTTTTAGTTGTTGCGTATTCCATATGAATGCGCAAGTTGTACTATTTGATGATACAGCACAAGCAGCAACTTTTAATGTTGGTCAAAATTTATGGAGTTCTCTTGTTGCGAATCCGTTGCGTACTCAATTGAATTCTTCTGCAACCGTAATTTCTAATAATTCGAGTGCGTCTTGGCAAGGAATAAGTGGTAATTGTGCTGTTGAAATAACAAACGATACTAGAATTTTTCACATTCAATTTTTGAATCTTTCTCGATCAGGAAATTATCAAATTCAATTTTCATTCGATGGAAGTTCTGATAAATATTTCTTTTCCGGAAACTATGACCTTTCGGAATGGACTAGCCAAGTCATTGATTTGTCAGAACATATAGGAAAAACATTGAGTTGGTTTATCATATACCCAAGTTCTAATGAGGTGACACAAACCTATATTGATAATTTGTATTTAGATGGAAACCTATCCGAACCTATTTCAGAAGAAGTGATTGCGCAAAACCATTCTTTTAATAATCTAGAAGTCGGGATTCCCCTTTTAACCAATGACCAAGCAAGGTTAGGGTTTACAGAAATGATGTCTGAGTATAAGTTGGAAACAACCTCAGAAGCTGTTAATTTATCGATGGATAGGTCTGAATGGGAGCAAGCACTTCGGATAAATTTTAATGATTTTAACACTAGTAGTCTAGACCTATTTATGGATGAAGTAGGCACTGGTGTTCATTTAGATTTTGCAAATAACCCTTGGGCAAGTATCGTATCAAATCCGCTTAGCGATGCCGTAAATACTTCTTCTTATGTAATCGAAAACAATCCTACTAGTTCATGGAAAGGAATTAGCGGCACATTGAATGCTTTAGTAACGGATACCAGTGTTTTTAACTTTCAATTATACAATCCTAATGGCGCTGGCAATTATCAAGTTCAGCTCTTTTTTGAGGGAGATGTAAGTAATAAGTCTTTTAATGGAGTATACAATGGAGGACAATGGGAAAACATTCAAATTGATTTATCAGCATATGCAGGAAAAAAAATCACTTGGTTTTGGATCGCTCCTACATCTGGAGTCGCTGAAAAATCTTATTTTGATGAGATTCATATTACATCAGATAAAACTATATCCGGTCAAGAAGCTTCTCTTTTAGTTTCTACATTTTCAACGTTAGATGCAGCAACCCGATTAGAATTACCTGCAGAATTAAGTAACTTAAACGGGATAAGTTTTAAGGCAAAAGCAATTGGAATGCCAATATCATTAGATGTTGAAGTTAGAAATGATGCAGATGAAGTTTTGCATGCTCAAACGATTTCTGTCAGCACGGAATGGGCAAGTTATGAGCTTCCATTTACGGCTATACATATGCGTCAGATTAAATTTTCTATAAATTCAGACAATCAGGTGTTAGGAGATACTAATGCTTTTGCTTCGGCTATTTTGTTAGATGATCTTTATTTATTAGATGATACAGTAGCGCCATTTTCAATTCCAACAGAAGATGAGGAGGTACTGCAATGGTTAAAAGAATCTGCGATCCGATATTTTATTTGGCATTATATTCAGTTGGATGAAGACAGAGGCGTTGTACAAGAAATTTCAAGTAGAGAGAATCATGTTCAACTTTCTGGATTAGGAATGTCAATTGCAGCTTTTGTTTTGGCAGAAAAAGAAGGTATGCTATCTCCGGTTGAAGCAAAGACAAAAATAAGTTCTATCCTCAATTGGTTAAATGCACTCGATGTAAATAATGGAGTGAGTGGTGTTTTAGGGTTTCCTCAGCATTGGATGAATTTTGAAGGAATTCCAATTTGGCAAAATATAAGTACCATAGACTGGGCAATGTGTGCTGCAGGAATAAGAATTGCAAAACAAAAATATAATGATGACGCATCAATTGTAGCCATTGCCGATGCTCTTTTAGATAAACCTCAATGGGATCAAATACTTACAGAAAACGGAAGAATACCAAAAGCATTGGACACCTCTGGGAATCCTATAGATGGAGAATGGGGAGATGCATTTTCTGAGGAAACAGAATTGATATATACCGAAGCCATTGCAAGCGGAAAATTAGATAGTGTTATTTTGGATAAGATTATCAGAATAGAAAAAAAAGGTTTTTTCCCTAGTTGGTTTGGTGCTGGATTCACTTACAATTGGCTGCAGCTTTGGACGGGAACTTTGGGCCCTTTTATAGGCAACAGTAAAAAAGCATATGAATTTGATGCAAAAACATCTTTGGAAGTTTTAGGTCTTCCTTTAATTGGATTAACGGCATGCGGAACGGTATCAAATGTTGATGAAAATGGCTTCGTATCCTATGATTCTTACATATCAAATCAAGGTTCCGAGGCCCATGGCTCATTAAACTCAAATGAAGTAATTCAAATTTCTCCGGCACCCTATGGAGCTGTTTTAGCATATCCCTTTTTACCAAGTTCTTCTATGACTGCTTTAAGAGCATATGGAAAAACAGGATATTTTCATCCATTACTCGGGTTTCCAGATAACATAAGAATGAAAGAATTACCCGGAGGTTTAAATGAAAAATGGGCACCCAATTGGGAACGATTTGATATAAATACGGCTGCTATAGCCATGGCAATTGAGCAGGTTCAAGACAATACAATATCAAATTTGATGCTTTCAGATTTAGATTTTAAAACAGCATTAGAAGAATTGATTTTAAACACACAGTTAAATACGTTATCAATTGATAAAGAAGAAATTGAGGATGGTCCTTTAATACGAGTTTCTGTCTACCCCAATCCATCACAAGGAATATTTACTATTGAACTACCTCCTTCACTTTTTGGCGAAGTGGATAGTTTTCAGGTTATAGATTTATCTGGGAATATTTTGTTTACTAAAAAAATAGTGACGAAAGAAGCTCAAATAAAAATTGATTTAAGAAATTTTGCTTCAAGGGTCTATATTTTGAGGTTACCTTTTGTAAATAAAGTTCAAACAGTTTTTTTGGTAAAAAAATAA
- the xylA gene encoding xylose isomerase, giving the protein MAILGDKEYFKGINNIQFEGKESDNPLAFKYYNPEQVVAGKTMREHFKFAIAYWHTFCGQGSDPFGPGTQNFPWDQSNDPIQAAKDKADAAFEFISKMGFDYFCFHDYDLIQEGATFAESEKRLNTITDYIKEKQVESGVKLLWGTANCFSNPRYMNGASTNPDFNVVARAGGQVKLALDATIKLNGENYVFWGGREGYMSLLNTDMGRELDHMGQFLTMARDYARAQGFKGTFFIEPKPMEPMKHQYDFDSATAIGFLKEYGLDKDFKMNIEVNHATLAQHTMQHELAVAAKAGMLGSIDANRGDYQNGWDTDQFPNNIQETTEAMLVFLEAGGLQGGGVNFDAKIRRNSTDMEDVFHAHIGGADTFARALVTADKILTSSSYQALREKRYSSFDAGKGATFEAGKLDLQDLYKIAQENGELALQSGKQELFENIINQYI; this is encoded by the coding sequence ATGGCAATTTTAGGAGATAAAGAATATTTTAAAGGAATCAACAATATACAATTTGAAGGTAAGGAATCAGACAATCCATTGGCTTTTAAATATTATAACCCTGAACAAGTAGTTGCAGGAAAAACAATGCGTGAACATTTTAAGTTTGCAATTGCTTATTGGCATACGTTCTGTGGGCAAGGTTCAGATCCTTTTGGACCTGGAACACAGAATTTCCCTTGGGATCAATCCAATGACCCAATTCAAGCAGCAAAAGACAAAGCAGATGCTGCATTTGAATTTATTAGCAAAATGGGCTTTGATTATTTCTGTTTCCACGATTATGATTTAATTCAAGAAGGGGCAACTTTTGCAGAATCTGAGAAAAGATTAAACACCATTACAGATTACATCAAAGAAAAGCAAGTAGAAAGCGGTGTCAAATTATTATGGGGAACCGCCAACTGTTTTTCAAATCCACGCTATATGAATGGAGCTTCAACTAACCCAGATTTTAATGTAGTAGCAAGAGCTGGAGGTCAAGTAAAATTAGCTTTAGATGCTACGATTAAATTAAATGGTGAAAACTACGTTTTTTGGGGAGGAAGAGAAGGGTATATGTCTTTGCTAAACACGGATATGGGACGTGAGCTAGATCATATGGGTCAATTTTTAACGATGGCTAGAGATTACGCTAGGGCACAAGGATTTAAAGGAACTTTTTTTATAGAGCCAAAACCAATGGAACCCATGAAGCATCAATATGATTTTGATTCTGCAACAGCTATTGGCTTTTTAAAAGAATATGGATTAGACAAAGATTTTAAAATGAATATCGAAGTAAATCATGCTACGTTAGCACAACATACTATGCAACACGAATTGGCAGTTGCCGCCAAAGCAGGGATGTTAGGAAGTATAGATGCCAACAGAGGAGATTATCAAAATGGATGGGATACAGACCAGTTTCCGAATAACATTCAAGAAACTACAGAAGCAATGTTAGTCTTTTTAGAAGCAGGAGGTTTACAAGGAGGTGGCGTTAATTTTGATGCAAAAATCAGAAGAAACTCAACAGATATGGAGGATGTTTTTCATGCACATATTGGTGGAGCAGACACCTTTGCTAGAGCTTTAGTTACGGCAGATAAAATACTGACTTCTTCATCTTACCAAGCTCTAAGAGAAAAAAGATATAGTTCTTTTGATGCTGGAAAAGGCGCGACTTTTGAAGCAGGGAAACTAGATTTACAAGACTTATATAAAATAGCTCAAGAAAATGGAGAGTTAGCATTACAAAGCGGCAAACAAGAATTGTTTGAAAATATAATTAATCAATACATTTAA